The genomic interval GCGGCGCTTGAGGCGGCGCTGATATCCTCCGGTCAGTCGGTGGCTGAATCGATCGGCGCCACTGCTGTCCAGACATACAGCGCCATAGCCGCCGACAACGGCAGGAACATCGTCTACATGAAGAGCGAGGGCAAGAGCACCGAGGAGCTGCTGACGGCCCTAAGCGGCAAGCCCGGCGTCGTCGGTGCCGCACCGAACTACATCATGCGTGCTTTAGATACCACTCCCAACGATCCGAGGTACGGAGAACTCTGGGGAATGAAGGCGATCAACGCCCCGAATGCGTGGGATACAAGCACGGGGAAAGCGAGTGTGATAGTCGCGGTCATAGACACTGGCATAGACTACAAACACGAGGACCTCAAAGATAACATTGAGGTGGATGCCGACAGCAATCAGGGATTTAACGCCATAGCGAACGACAACGACCCGATGGACGATGAGGGACACGGCACTCACGTGGCCGGAACGATCGGCGCGGTGGGAAGCAACGACATAGGAGTCACGGGAGTCTGCTGGAAGGTCGGCCTGCTGGGTGTGAAGGTGCTGGACAATAAAGGCTACGGCACTGGCAATACAATAATCGCAGGCTTGGAGTACGTGAAGCAGCAAAAAAACAAGGGGCTGAACGTCAGAGTGGCCAACATGTCGCTAGGCGGCTGGATGCGTCCGATCAAAAACCCCGAGACCGACCCGTACGGTGCCGCTTTCAAGGCTCTGTCGGACGCCGGTGTGGTGATGGTCTTCGCGGCGGGCAACGAGTTCCAAAATATCGACAGGCCCGGCGGACGGGATTCGGACCCCCATAACCCGGGGACGAGCTACAAGGGCAAGCTCGCCTACCCCGCCTGCTTCCGCTTCGAGAACACCATAACCGTCGCGGCGATGGACGAGGACCGCACCCGCTCCGAATTCTCCAACTACAGCAAGTACTATGTGGACTTGGCCGCGCCTGGCGGCGGAATTCTGAGCACAATCCCCGACTATAAATACGGTAAAGCCAGCGGCACCTCGATGGCCGCCCCTCACGTGGCGGGCGCGGCGGCGCTGCTTGCGGCGGCTCATCCAGG from Synergistaceae bacterium carries:
- a CDS encoding S8 family serine peptidase, which codes for MDFFKRPLIVLVLALAFAAGAAFGDEPPSVVYTYDGAPVLGEHVDGEVMVLLEAPAAAVYATGAALEAALISSGQSVAESIGATAVQTYSAIAADNGRNIVYMKSEGKSTEELLTALSGKPGVVGAAPNYIMRALDTTPNDPRYGELWGMKAINAPNAWDTSTGKASVIVAVIDTGIDYKHEDLKDNIEVDADSNQGFNAIANDNDPMDDEGHGTHVAGTIGAVGSNDIGVTGVCWKVGLLGVKVLDNKGYGTGNTIIAGLEYVKQQKNKGLNVRVANMSLGGWMRPIKNPETDPYGAAFKALSDAGVVMVFAAGNEFQNIDRPGGRDSDPHNPGTSYKGKLAYPACFRFENTITVAAMDEDRTRSEFSNYSKYYVDLAAPGGGILSTIPDYKYGKASGTSMAAPHVAGAAALLAAAHPGETEGQIRARILRGVAPNQNFKDKVAFDGHLNLAAAMEGAAPAPVPPILPPDPPEPTPPEPTPPEKRVTGVSLSDAELSLKLAMSGNLTAYVMPEDATDKTVTFSSSNPRVAECSHAPEEQTAVIIGRTEGTAVITVTTNDGGYTDDCVVTVRDISDSGSGCSTGASGGAAAALAMLVLPVVLLLRRATDR